The following coding sequences are from one Betaproteobacteria bacterium window:
- a CDS encoding FAD-dependent oxidoreductase: MFTGSQLRVAVVGAGWAGLAAAVDLVTAGASVTLFEAGRQPGGRARRAATRDGPPLDNGQHLFLGAYRECLALMRRVGAEPEVLFDRRPLRVSDNAGFSLALPRLPAPLNLAWGLLAARGVTAREKLATALWMQGLKARQFVLAADTTVADWLDAAGQTGVLRRRLWEPLCLAALNTPAERASAQVFAHVLRDSLGSPRRADTDLLLPRVPLSAVFPDPAVAWLAARGAELRFGRRVRVLEPDDDQVRVDGEAFAGAVVAVAPQHLAALLPPASPLPALAFEPIATVYLGYDPAVALPFPLMALAGGIGQWVVDRGNGVLAAILSGHGPWEDLPDADLAAEMHREIGLPEPPAWHRTLREQRATFSCRPGLARLPCLTAHRSVVLAGDHTWAEYPATLEGAVRSGRGAAAALDHALRAA; encoded by the coding sequence ATTTTCACAGGCTCTCAGTTGAGGGTCGCCGTCGTCGGCGCCGGCTGGGCGGGGCTTGCCGCCGCCGTGGATCTCGTCACTGCCGGCGCCTCCGTCACCCTCTTCGAAGCCGGGCGCCAGCCCGGTGGCCGCGCCCGCCGCGCCGCCACCCGCGACGGCCCGCCCCTGGACAATGGACAACACCTCTTCCTGGGCGCCTACCGCGAATGCCTCGCCCTGATGCGCCGGGTGGGGGCCGAACCCGAAGTCCTCTTCGACCGGCGCCCCTTGCGGGTCAGCGACAACGCGGGCTTTTCCCTCGCCCTTCCCCGCCTGCCGGCGCCCCTCAACCTCGCCTGGGGACTCCTCGCCGCCCGGGGCGTCACGGCCCGGGAGAAACTGGCCACCGCCCTGTGGATGCAGGGCCTGAAGGCGCGCCAGTTCGTTCTCGCCGCCGACACCACCGTGGCGGATTGGCTGGACGCCGCCGGGCAGACCGGCGTCCTGCGCCGCCGCCTTTGGGAGCCGCTCTGTCTCGCCGCCCTGAACACCCCGGCCGAACGGGCCTCGGCCCAGGTTTTCGCCCATGTCCTGCGCGACAGTCTGGGCAGCCCACGGCGCGCCGACACCGACCTGCTCCTGCCCCGGGTTCCTCTCAGCGCGGTGTTCCCGGACCCGGCCGTCGCCTGGCTGGCGGCCCGGGGCGCCGAACTGCGCTTCGGACGGCGGGTGCGTGTTCTCGAGCCGGACGACGACCAGGTGCGCGTCGACGGGGAAGCCTTTGCCGGCGCCGTCGTCGCCGTCGCCCCGCAGCACCTGGCGGCCCTGCTGCCGCCGGCATCCCCACTGCCGGCCCTGGCCTTCGAACCCATCGCCACGGTCTATCTCGGCTACGACCCCGCCGTCGCCCTGCCTTTTCCCCTCATGGCCCTGGCCGGCGGCATCGGTCAGTGGGTGGTGGATCGCGGGAACGGCGTCCTGGCAGCTATCCTGAGCGGCCACGGTCCCTGGGAAGATTTGCCCGACGCCGATCTGGCTGCCGAGATGCACCGCGAAATCGGCCTTCCCGAACCGCCGGCCTGGCACCGCACCCTGCGCGAACAACGCGCCACCTTCTCCTGCCGCCCGGGGCTCGCCCGGCTGCCTTGCCTCACCGCCCATCGCTCCGTCGTCCTGGCCGGAGACCACACCTGGGCCGAGTATCCTGCCACCCTGGAGGGCGCCGTACGCAGCGGGCGGGGAGCGGCGGCGGCCTTGGACCATGCGCTTCGTGCCGCATGA
- a CDS encoding FecR domain-containing protein, translating into MKALLSFLFAACALANPASGGEVFATVDALHGEAHVIDAAGATTALTVGSTVYEGQTVVTRAQSELHLATADEGFLALRPNTTLKVDAYRAGKGDDDRMHLSLVSGALRSITGWLAKFRRDAYRLRTPTATIGIRGTDHEVLELDTASGSHEAGVYNRVYEGATVILSDHGEIEVEAGRVGFLPRDRRAAGRLLQEIPDLFQDRPLKIEQRIAQRKEALADAMERVREKRARARDAAGDDDNARDGRPRVNHRMIRKFKHRND; encoded by the coding sequence TTGAAAGCCCTCCTTTCCTTCCTCTTTGCCGCTTGCGCCCTGGCCAACCCTGCCTCGGGCGGCGAAGTCTTCGCCACCGTCGATGCCCTGCACGGCGAAGCCCATGTCATCGACGCCGCCGGCGCCACCACGGCGCTCACCGTCGGCAGCACGGTGTACGAAGGGCAGACGGTGGTCACCCGCGCCCAGTCGGAACTTCACCTGGCCACCGCCGACGAGGGCTTCCTCGCCCTGCGTCCCAATACCACCCTCAAGGTGGACGCCTACCGTGCCGGCAAGGGAGACGACGATCGCATGCACCTCTCTCTGGTATCCGGTGCCCTGCGGTCCATCACCGGCTGGCTGGCCAAGTTCCGCCGTGACGCCTACCGTCTCAGGACGCCCACGGCCACCATAGGCATCCGCGGCACCGACCACGAAGTCCTTGAACTGGACACGGCTTCAGGCAGCCACGAGGCCGGCGTCTATAACCGGGTATACGAAGGCGCCACGGTGATTCTCTCGGACCACGGCGAGATCGAGGTCGAAGCCGGCCGGGTCGGCTTCCTGCCGCGGGATCGGCGGGCAGCGGGCCGCCTTCTGCAGGAGATTCCCGACCTCTTCCAGGACCGCCCGCTCAAGATCGAGCAGCGCATCGCCCAGCGCAAGGAAGCCCTGGCCGACGCCATGGAGCGGGTGCGGGAAAAGCGCGCCCGGGCCCGGGATGCCGCCGGGGACGACGACAACGCCCGCGACGGGCGGCCCCGCGTGAATCACCGCATGATCCGCAAATTCAAGCACCGCAACGACTGA